AGCGCTTCAAGGAAGGCTCGAAGACCATGCGGACCGTCTGTTCCAGGGAAAGGGGCTTGAGGGCCAGGAGGGTGTTCTTCTTGGAGCCGGACGCGTCCGAGGGGCGCACCCAATAGGGGCCCGGTCCCAGGTCCGCCAGGGCCTGACGCACCACCCCTTCGGCCCGCGCGCGCGATTGCCGCCCGCAAACGAATCCCGGCGAAGTCTCGCCCCCGAGGGGCAGCAGTTCGCTCAAGCGCCCGGCTAATTTCCCATAATGTTCCCCGTGCCCTTCGGTGAGGTTCAGGAGCCAGACCCTTGGGGGTTCCAGGGACCGGCGGACGGTGCCGAGGAAGACCTCCAGCTTCGGCCCGCCCCAGGCGGCCAGGGCCGCCAACAGGCCCCCGCTCAGGAGATCGGGCAGGTAATGGAAGCCGAGGAAAAGGGTGGAGAGCCAGATGCCGACGGTCAGCGGAAGGCCCCAGATCAGGCTGCGCCGGTCATGGGCGGCCTGCCAGAACAGCAGGTAACCCGAGATGGCCCCGTGGAGGCTTGGGAACACGTCGAACTTCGAACCCAGGTTGACGATGAGGACCTGGGACCACTGGAAGATGACGCCGCCGGAAAGCCAGTTCCATTCCTCCGGGTAGGCGAAGCGGGGACCGATGGCCGGATAGAGCAGGTAACCGCTGAAGCCTCCTATATAGACCAGGATGAGCCCCAACATGAAACGCTGATAAAGCGCCCGTCGCACGGTGCTATGGAAGGCCAACAGCCCGACCAACCAGGCAAAGAGCCCCAGGTAAAAGAGGCAAAGCAGGTCCGTCAGGAAGGGCCGGCCGAT
This bacterium DNA region includes the following protein-coding sequences:
- a CDS encoding phosphatase PAP2 family protein — translated: MAFSFPHTIRRNAWVLSPSEWLTSLLSLFFFLLSLGALFAEEPGALAAFEQAAFSTAVWVGWLYFVAVRRPPPFGFWGLVRGLSPWLGLVLCYGLMKTLVPVIHPQLFDATLRQLDLHLMGKGPSLWNKGLIGRPFLTDLLCLFYLGLFAWLVGLLAFHSTVRRALYQRFMLGLILVYIGGFSGYLLYPAIGPRFAYPEEWNWLSGGVIFQWSQVLIVNLGSKFDVFPSLHGAISGYLLFWQAAHDRRSLIWGLPLTVGIWLSTLFLGFHYLPDLLSGGLLAALAAWGGPKLEVFLGTVRRSLEPPRVWLLNLTEGHGEHYGKLAGRLSELLPLGGETSPGFVCGRQSRARAEGVVRQALADLGPGPYWVRPSDASGSKKNTLLALKPLSLEQTVRMVFEPSLKRYFLVQKALKVSALGVCRSFPSKGLKLTDVEIRMTSLPSGDVLEMRLTPQKNLFRGFLETPWNYFPSSFPLKGFELFDVVQLTRKLAARWGKFTEVEWILSEGQVYVLDGRPVREKD